In one window of Bemisia tabaci chromosome 6, PGI_BMITA_v3 DNA:
- the LOC109033574 gene encoding uncharacterized protein isoform X1 yields MVFFNYYPFKVWFVILIIGIPANTQKVSQHISDPHHENLTSLVFNVCQHTILQSQQELMYVVNLNSNPTAQSLIKCLHSTSIQTIFIDRLENLIDLSENIHRKNMIFLLKDMGESLSLILSSVAGKNKFVGYFDPVNFTQNTFYNSSCDEPIMKRKNYKVANGLPRYCIEIDGASFEPNARKTCDYKVNIASDELEDLSILSDPVFSLTKGLYRNNIWNSNNHIIFMLHQEAFDAVPFTMLLSKRQWNFGVFGNKTRVIPKPETKMKKFVFKFFWRFFRGLKTIICERTFCERYNPFTEEVVTYYGKENEAYFDFSLDNMHKKSVGYFSDVESTELSSNGLEMTPHWMFLLLESLQGLERSLNCTFEHLDHLLDEYKDAFGHDIDVGQKYGAHLQSRNMIIVFESMSISDTDYSVSVDSGVVCLITPHSQLVPQYLVIFKAFTPVVWIFIVITITIFIFMQHLFQVSQSQTFQQFYSNSARSSYEGTSSMLTVFSYFICGSPPRLLLGRFYTGKVLFTVFSFATIIISTVFLDGMTTLLTKQVRYSEINSLKDMEDANLFIQVSDVETTSKFFLQENKYKALATKLTNSSHSLKIFFFAEMVRDLRLFDQIINLDNWTDFVMDLARRTEYEDYWIKNVINLHAIYESDAYLERIPQSTISKQSVSITRFLQERPMSYHLVAESLMTYPLSFTFVRNSFLFEKLNDKLAQMSEAGFAQRTVDSFVNDRMNMTEPHEQCDHCEPRPYDLRDLRLAFIALLSGLSLSFFAFLLELYIQFFGTLKIFKYLKRMKMLFSVRRVED; encoded by the exons ATGGTCTTCTTCAATTATTATCCTTTCAAAGTGTGGTTTGTCATCCTCATTATTGGTATCCCTGCAAATACACAAAAAGTGAGTCAACACATTTCCGACCCTCATCACGAAAATTTAACATCGTTAGTATTCAATGTGTGCCAACATACTATTCTACAATCACAGCAAGAATTGATGTATGttgtaaatttaaattctaATCCAACAGCTCAATCTCTAATAAAATGCTTGCACAGTACTTCCATTCAGACCATATTCATTGACCGACTCGAAAATCTGATAGACTTGTCAGAGAACATTCACaggaaaaacatgattttcctcCTGAAAGACATGGGGGAGTCATTGAGTTTAATATTGAGTTCTGTcgctggaaaaaataaatttgtggGTTATTTTGACCCcgttaattttacacaaaatacaTTCTATAATAGCTCTTGCGACGAACCAATCATGAAGCGCAAGAATTATAAAGTTGCCAATGGTTTACCTCGCTACTGCATTGAAATCGACGGAGCCTCATTTGAACCAAACGCTCGGAAAACTTGTGATTACAAAGTGAATATAGCATCCGATGAGCTCGAGGACCTATCAATTCTGTCAGACCCTGTATTTAGCTTAACGAAGGGCCTTTATAGAAACAACATTTGGAATTCAAACAATCATATCATTTTCATGCTTCATCAGGAGGCTTTTGATGCAGTGCCGTTTACAATGCTGCTTAGTAAACGGCAATGGAACTTTGGAGTGTTCGGCAACAAAACGCGAGTCATACCGAAACCGgaaaccaaaatgaaaaaattcgtatttaaatttttttggcgcTTCTTCAGAGGTTTGAAAACTATCATTTGTGAACGAACGTTCTGTGAAAGATATAACCCTTTCACAGAGGAAGTCGTTACTTACTACGGGAAAGAGAACGAAGCTTATTTTGACTTCTCCTTGGATAATATGCATAAAAAATCCGTCGGCTACTTCTCCGACGTGGAGAGTACTGAACTAAGCAGTAATGGCCTGGAAATGACCCCTCATTGGATGTTTTTACTCCTTGAATCTTTACAGGGGCTGGAAAGATCATTAAACTGCACTTTTGAACACCTAGATCACTTACTTGACGAATACAAAGATGCGTTCGGTCATGACATTGATGTGGGTCAGAAGTACGGAGCTCACCTACAGTCACGAAATATGATCATCGTTTTTGAATCTATGTCTATCTCGGATACAGATTATTCTGTCAGCGTTGATTCTGGTGTGGTTTGCCTCATAACTCCACACAGTCAACTCGTGCCGCAgtatttggttattttcaaaGCTTTCACGCCAGTTGTATGGATTTTCATCGTGATCACCATCACGATATTCATCTTCATGCAGCATCTTTTTCAG GTATCCCAAAGTCAAACATTTCAGCAATTCTATTCGAACTCAGCACGAAGCTCTTACGAGGGCACCTCATCAATGTTGACAGTCTTCTCTTACTTCATTTGCGGCAGCCCTCCACGTTTGCTTTTGGGTCGCTTTTACACGGGTAAGGTCCTCTTCACCGTATTCAGTTTCGCCACGATCATTATTTCAACGGTTTTCTTGGACGGCATGACGACTCTGCTAACAAAACAAGTTCGATACTCAGAGATCAATTCTCTGAAAGACATGGAAGACGCCAACTTATTTATCCAAGTGTCAGACGTGGAGACAACCTCAAAATTCTTTTTGCAGGAAAATAAATACAAAGCACTTGCAACCAAACTGACGAATAGTTCACACtcgctaaaaatattttttttcgctgAAATGGTCAGGGACTTGCGACTCTTCGACCAAATTATTAACCTCGATAATTGGACAGATTTTGTGATGGATTTAGCACGCAGGACTGAATATGAAGATTAttggataaaaaatgtaattaatctGCATGCCATTTATGAATCGGATGCATACTTGGAGAGAATTCCTCAATCCACTATCTCAAAGCAAAGTGTCTCCATTACTCGCTTCCTGCAGGAGCGTCCCATGAGCTACCACTTGGTCGCAGAAAGTCTTATGACGTATCCATTATCATTCACCTTCGTCAGGAACTCGTTTCTTTTCGAGAAGTTGAATGACAAACTTGCGCAAATGTCGGAGGCTGGTTTTGCTCAACGAACAGTGGATTCGTTTGTAAATGACCGGATGAATATGACGGAGCCTCATGAGCAATGTGATCACTGCGAGCCGAGACCGTACGATTTGAGAGATTTGCGATTGGCGTTCATTGCTTTGTTGAGTGGTTTGTCTCTGAGTTTTTTTGCCTTTCTACTCGAACTTTACATTCAGTTTTTTGggactttaaaaatatttaaatatttgaagCGAATGAAAATGCTGTTTTCTGTTAGAAGAGTAGAAGATTGA
- the LOC109033574 gene encoding uncharacterized protein isoform X2 has translation MVFFNYYPFKVWFVILIIGIPANTQKVSQHISDPHHENLTSLVFNVCQHTILQSQQELMYVVNLNSNPTAQSLIKCLHSTSIQTIFIDRLENLIDLSENIHRKNMIFLLKDMGESLSLILSSVAGKNKFVGYFDPVNFTQNTFYNSSCDEPIMKRKNYKVANGLPRYCIEIDGASFEPNARKTCDYKVNIASDELEDLSILSDPVFSLTKGLYRNNIWNSNNHIIFMLHQEAFDAVPFTMLLSKRQWNFGVFGNKTRVIPKPETKMKKFVFKFFWRFFRGLKTIICERTFCERYNPFTEEVVTYYGKENEAYFDFSLDNMHKKSVGYFSDVESTELSSNGLEMTPHWMFLLLESLQGLERSLNCTFEHLDHLLDEYKDAFGHDIDVGQKYGAHLQSRNMIIVFESMSISDTDYSVSVDSGVVCLITPHSQLVPQYLVIFKAFTPVVWIFIVITITIFIFMQHLFQVSQSQTFQQFYSNSARSSYEGTSSMLTVFSYFICGSPPRLLLGRFYTDHRGRSEVWKGFAVKESHFKFHLRQSSDT, from the exons ATGGTCTTCTTCAATTATTATCCTTTCAAAGTGTGGTTTGTCATCCTCATTATTGGTATCCCTGCAAATACACAAAAAGTGAGTCAACACATTTCCGACCCTCATCACGAAAATTTAACATCGTTAGTATTCAATGTGTGCCAACATACTATTCTACAATCACAGCAAGAATTGATGTATGttgtaaatttaaattctaATCCAACAGCTCAATCTCTAATAAAATGCTTGCACAGTACTTCCATTCAGACCATATTCATTGACCGACTCGAAAATCTGATAGACTTGTCAGAGAACATTCACaggaaaaacatgattttcctcCTGAAAGACATGGGGGAGTCATTGAGTTTAATATTGAGTTCTGTcgctggaaaaaataaatttgtggGTTATTTTGACCCcgttaattttacacaaaatacaTTCTATAATAGCTCTTGCGACGAACCAATCATGAAGCGCAAGAATTATAAAGTTGCCAATGGTTTACCTCGCTACTGCATTGAAATCGACGGAGCCTCATTTGAACCAAACGCTCGGAAAACTTGTGATTACAAAGTGAATATAGCATCCGATGAGCTCGAGGACCTATCAATTCTGTCAGACCCTGTATTTAGCTTAACGAAGGGCCTTTATAGAAACAACATTTGGAATTCAAACAATCATATCATTTTCATGCTTCATCAGGAGGCTTTTGATGCAGTGCCGTTTACAATGCTGCTTAGTAAACGGCAATGGAACTTTGGAGTGTTCGGCAACAAAACGCGAGTCATACCGAAACCGgaaaccaaaatgaaaaaattcgtatttaaatttttttggcgcTTCTTCAGAGGTTTGAAAACTATCATTTGTGAACGAACGTTCTGTGAAAGATATAACCCTTTCACAGAGGAAGTCGTTACTTACTACGGGAAAGAGAACGAAGCTTATTTTGACTTCTCCTTGGATAATATGCATAAAAAATCCGTCGGCTACTTCTCCGACGTGGAGAGTACTGAACTAAGCAGTAATGGCCTGGAAATGACCCCTCATTGGATGTTTTTACTCCTTGAATCTTTACAGGGGCTGGAAAGATCATTAAACTGCACTTTTGAACACCTAGATCACTTACTTGACGAATACAAAGATGCGTTCGGTCATGACATTGATGTGGGTCAGAAGTACGGAGCTCACCTACAGTCACGAAATATGATCATCGTTTTTGAATCTATGTCTATCTCGGATACAGATTATTCTGTCAGCGTTGATTCTGGTGTGGTTTGCCTCATAACTCCACACAGTCAACTCGTGCCGCAgtatttggttattttcaaaGCTTTCACGCCAGTTGTATGGATTTTCATCGTGATCACCATCACGATATTCATCTTCATGCAGCATCTTTTTCAG GTATCCCAAAGTCAAACATTTCAGCAATTCTATTCGAACTCAGCACGAAGCTCTTACGAGGGCACCTCATCAATGTTGACAGTCTTCTCTTACTTCATTTGCGGCAGCCCTCCACGTTTGCTTTTGGGTCGCTTTTACACGG